One part of the Vicia villosa cultivar HV-30 ecotype Madison, WI linkage group LG6, Vvil1.0, whole genome shotgun sequence genome encodes these proteins:
- the LOC131613715 gene encoding cytochrome b-like, producing MTIRNQRLSLLKQPISSTLNQHLIDYPTPSNLSYWWGFGSLAGICLVIQIVTGVFLAMHYTPHVDLAFNSVEHVMRDVEGGWLLRYMHANGASMFLIVVHLHIFRGLYHASYSSPREFVRCLGVVIFLLMIVTSFTGYVPPWGQMSFWGATVITSLASAIPVVGDTIVTWLWGGFSMDNATLNRFFSLHHLLPFILVGASLLHLAALHQYGSNNPLGVHSEMDQISFYPYFYVKDLVGWVAFAIFFSIWIFYAPNVLGHPDNFMKLSPF from the coding sequence atgactATAAGGAACCAACGATTATCTCTTCTAAAACAACCTATATCCTCCACACTTAATCAACATTTGATAGATTATCCAACCCCGAGCAATCTTAGTTATTGGTGGGGCTTCGGTTCGTTAGCTGGTATTTGTTTAGTAATTCAGATAGTGACTGGCGTTTTTTTAGCTATGCATTACACACCTCATGTGGATCTAGCTTTCAACAGCGTAGAACACGTTATGAGAGATGTTGAAGGGGGCTGGTTGCTCCGTTATATGCATGCTAATGGGGCAAGTATGTTTCTCATTGTGGTTCACCTTCATATTTTTCGTGGTCTATATCATGCGAGTTATAGCAGTCCTAGGGAATTTGTTCGGTGTCTCGGAGTTGTAATCTTCCTATTAATGATTGTGACATCTTTTACAGGATACGTACCACCTTGGGGTCAGATGAGCTTTTGGGGAGCTACAGTAATTACAAGCTTAGCTAGCGCCATACCTGTAGTAGGAGATACCATAGTTACTTGGCTTTGGGGTGGTTTCTCCATGGACAATGCCACCTTAAATCGTTTTTTTAGTCTTCATCATTTACTCCCCTTTATTTTAGTAGGCGCCAGTCTTCTTCATCTGGCCGCATTGCATCAATATGGATCAAATAATCCATTGGGTGTACATTCAGAGATGGATCAAATTTCTTTTTACCCTTATTTTTATGTAAAGGATCTAGTAGGTTGGGTAGCTTTTGCTATCTTTTTTTCCATTTGGATTTTTTATGCTCCTAATGTTTTGGGGCATCCCGACAATTTTATGAAATTGTCTCCTTTCTAA
- the LOC131613717 gene encoding cytochrome b-like produces MTIRNQRLSLLKQPISSTLNQHLIDYPTPSNLSYWWGFGSLAGICLVIQIVTGVFLAMHYTPHVDLAFNSVEHVMRDVEGGWLLRYMHANGASMFLIVVHLHIFRGLYHASYSSPREFVRCLGVVIFLLMIVTSFTGYVPPWGQMSFWGATVITSLASAIPVVGDTIVTWLWGGFSMDNATLNRFFSLHHLLPFILVGASLLHLAALHQYGSNNPLGVHSEMDQISFYPYFYVKGLVGWVAFAIFFSIWIFYAPNVLGHPDNFMKLSPF; encoded by the coding sequence atgactATAAGGAACCAACGATTATCTCTTCTAAAACAACCTATATCCTCCACACTTAATCAACATTTGATAGATTATCCAACCCCGAGCAATCTTAGTTATTGGTGGGGCTTCGGTTCGTTAGCTGGTATTTGTTTAGTAATTCAGATAGTGACTGGCGTTTTTTTAGCTATGCATTACACACCTCATGTGGATCTAGCTTTCAACAGCGTAGAACACGTTATGAGAGATGTTGAAGGGGGCTGGTTGCTCCGTTATATGCATGCTAATGGGGCAAGTATGTTTCTCATTGTGGTTCACCTTCATATTTTTCGTGGTCTATATCATGCGAGTTATAGCAGTCCTAGGGAATTTGTTCGGTGTCTCGGAGTTGTAATCTTCCTATTAATGATTGTGACATCTTTTACAGGATACGTACCACCTTGGGGTCAGATGAGCTTTTGGGGAGCTACAGTAATTACAAGCTTAGCTAGCGCCATACCTGTAGTAGGAGATACCATAGTTACTTGGCTTTGGGGTGGTTTCTCCATGGACAATGCCACCTTAAATCGTTTTTTTAGTCTTCATCATTTACTCCCCTTTATTTTAGTAGGCGCCAGTCTTCTTCATCTGGCCGCATTGCATCAATATGGATCAAATAATCCATTGGGTGTACATTCAGAGATGGATCAAATTTCTTTTTACCCTTATTTTTATGTAAAGGGTCTAGTAGGTTGGGTAGCTTTTGCTATCTTTTTTTCCATTTGGATTTTTTATGCTCCTAATGTTTTGGGGCATCCCGACAATTTTATGAAATTGTCTCCTTTCTAA
- the LOC131613714 gene encoding cytochrome b has translation MTIRNQRLSLLKQPISSTLNQHLIDYPTPSNLSYWWGFGSLAGICLVIQIVTGVFLAMHYTPHVDLAFNSVEHVMRDVEGGWLLRYMHANGASMFLIVVHLHIFRGLYHASYSSPREFVRCLGVVIFLLMIVTAFTGYVPPWGQMSFWGATVITSLASAIPVVGDTIVTWLWGGFSMDNATLNRFFSLHHLLPFILVGASLLHLAALHQYGSNNPLGVHSEMDQISFYPYFYVKDLVGWVAFAIFFSIWIFYAPNVLGHPDNFMKLSPF, from the coding sequence atgactATAAGGAACCAACGATTATCTCTTCTAAAACAACCTATATCCTCCACACTTAATCAACATTTGATAGATTATCCAACCCCGAGCAATCTTAGTTATTGGTGGGGCTTCGGTTCGTTAGCTGGTATTTGTTTAGTAATTCAGATAGTGACTGGCGTTTTTTTAGCTATGCATTACACACCTCATGTGGATCTAGCTTTCAACAGCGTAGAACACGTTATGAGAGATGTTGAAGGGGGCTGGTTGCTCCGTTATATGCATGCTAATGGGGCAAGTATGTTTCTCATTGTGGTTCACCTTCATATTTTTCGTGGTCTATATCATGCGAGTTATAGCAGTCCTAGGGAATTTGTTCGGTGTCTCGGAGTTGTAATCTTCCTATTAATGATTGTGACAGCTTTTACAGGATACGTACCACCTTGGGGTCAGATGAGCTTTTGGGGAGCTACAGTAATTACAAGCTTAGCTAGCGCCATACCTGTAGTAGGAGATACCATAGTTACTTGGCTTTGGGGTGGTTTCTCCATGGACAATGCCACCTTAAATCGTTTTTTTAGTCTTCATCATTTACTCCCCTTTATTTTAGTAGGCGCCAGTCTTCTTCATCTGGCCGCATTGCATCAATATGGATCAAATAATCCATTGGGTGTACATTCAGAGATGGATCAAATTTCTTTTTACCCTTATTTTTATGTAAAGGATCTAGTAGGTTGGGTAGCTTTTGCTATCTTTTTTTCCATTTGGATTTTTTATGCTCCTAATGTTTTGGGGCATCCCGACAATTTTATGAAATTGTCTCCTTTCTAA